A region from the Variovorax sp. RKNM96 genome encodes:
- a CDS encoding DUF1090 family protein, which yields MRLNRLFLILAWTLATPAFAQTAQPEPVDGADCKAQEAVLERDMALARSRGQMLRRQQLGEALSTLQARCKTLAPAQGREARIEKLEMEIRTLRAELERAEEQLRSLKAESH from the coding sequence ATGCGCCTGAACCGCCTCTTCCTCATCCTTGCCTGGACCCTCGCCACGCCGGCCTTCGCACAGACGGCGCAGCCGGAGCCCGTGGACGGTGCCGATTGCAAGGCCCAGGAAGCAGTGCTCGAGCGCGACATGGCGCTCGCCCGCTCCCGGGGCCAGATGCTGCGCAGGCAGCAACTGGGCGAGGCGTTGAGCACACTCCAGGCGCGCTGCAAGACGCTGGCTCCCGCGCAAGGCCGCGAGGCGCGCATCGAGAAACTGGAAATGGAAATCCGCACGCTCCGCGCGGAACTCGAACGCGCCGAAGAGCAGCTGCGCAGCCTGAAGGCCGAGTCGCACTGA
- a CDS encoding RidA family protein, with product MSATRKVVREGPFKKIIADGVKVGDTLYLSGQVSVTQDGQTVGAGDIAAQVRKAYGNVAKVLASFGATMADIVDETLFVTDIAGFLDKADALFGIRAEMFGGEPQVSQTLVEVSRLGSADWLIEIKCIARVA from the coding sequence ATGTCTGCAACGAGAAAAGTGGTCCGCGAAGGACCCTTCAAAAAAATCATCGCCGACGGCGTGAAGGTAGGCGACACCCTCTATCTCTCGGGCCAGGTGAGCGTGACCCAGGACGGCCAGACCGTCGGCGCCGGCGACATCGCGGCGCAGGTCCGGAAGGCGTACGGGAACGTCGCCAAGGTCCTCGCTTCGTTCGGCGCCACCATGGCCGACATCGTGGACGAGACCCTGTTCGTGACCGACATTGCCGGCTTCCTCGACAAGGCCGATGCGCTCTTCGGCATCCGCGCCGAGATGTTCGGCGGCGAGCCGCAGGTCTCGCAGACGCTGGTCGAGGTGTCGCGGCTGGGCAGCGCCGACTGGCTGATCGAGATCAAGTGCATCGCCAGGGTGGCATAG
- a CDS encoding VWA domain-containing protein, producing MRRRPLQARSGALHCFLLDCSASMRNDGNLARAKGLLLSLMEEAYQRRDHVALLCFAGEVVELRLPPRRASAWNNDWIAPIAAGGGTPLALGVQRADQLLAHSAARQRWLWLLTDGRSSESPARPEAADFACVVDFEAARMPLHRAQQLATRWQARYLAAGRPA from the coding sequence CTGCGCCGCCGCCCGCTGCAGGCCCGCAGCGGCGCGCTGCATTGCTTCCTGCTCGACTGCTCCGCCTCGATGCGCAACGACGGCAACCTCGCGCGCGCCAAGGGCCTGCTGCTGTCGCTGATGGAGGAGGCCTACCAGCGGCGCGACCATGTAGCGCTGCTGTGCTTTGCCGGCGAGGTGGTCGAGTTGCGCTTGCCGCCACGCCGCGCCAGCGCCTGGAACAACGACTGGATCGCGCCCATTGCCGCCGGCGGCGGCACGCCGCTCGCGCTTGGTGTGCAGCGCGCTGACCAGTTGCTTGCACACAGTGCGGCACGGCAGCGCTGGCTGTGGCTGCTCACCGATGGCCGCAGCAGCGAGAGCCCCGCGCGGCCCGAAGCGGCGGACTTCGCCTGCGTGGTCGACTTCGAAGCGGCGCGCATGCCGCTGCATCGGGCGCAGCAGCTTGCCACCCGCTGGCAAGCGCGCTACCTGGCTGCCGGCCGGCCTGCTTGA
- a CDS encoding ATP-binding protein, producing MTAAAPMPVPFPFAAITGQPQLRQALLLAAVDPGLGGVLIEGPRGTAKTTAARALAELLPGAPFVTLPLGASLESLVGTLDLGQALAGHELKFAPGLLARANGGVLYVDEINLLPDALIDSLLDAAASGVNVVERDGISHRHAARFVLVGTMNPEEGTLRPQLLDRFGLCVQLRNIEDAAERQAIVRARLAFDADPQGFRAKHAKAEAELAAALVAARAVVADASALPYGDDVHEAVGTLCIASQVDGLRADLVMLRSARALAAWERAVAITADHVQRVAEAVLLHRRKPEAEGAAAASAPTTPNTQRASNTNGAGQNNAGDQDWGAMPPEPVGIERVKPLRPLIHSQSAQQAAPKKA from the coding sequence ATGACCGCTGCCGCCCCGATGCCGGTGCCTTTTCCCTTCGCCGCGATCACGGGCCAGCCGCAACTGCGCCAGGCGCTGCTGCTGGCTGCGGTCGACCCCGGCCTTGGCGGCGTGCTGATCGAAGGTCCGCGTGGCACGGCCAAGACCACGGCCGCGCGTGCGCTGGCCGAGTTGCTGCCGGGCGCGCCCTTCGTCACGCTCCCTCTGGGCGCGAGCCTCGAGAGCCTGGTGGGCACGCTCGATCTCGGGCAGGCACTCGCAGGCCACGAACTCAAGTTCGCACCCGGCCTGCTGGCACGCGCGAACGGGGGCGTGCTGTACGTGGATGAAATCAACCTGCTGCCCGATGCGCTGATCGATTCGCTGCTCGATGCAGCGGCCAGCGGCGTCAACGTGGTCGAGCGCGACGGCATTTCGCACCGGCATGCGGCGCGCTTCGTGCTGGTCGGCACGATGAACCCGGAGGAGGGCACGCTGCGTCCGCAACTGCTCGACCGCTTCGGCCTGTGCGTGCAGCTGCGCAACATCGAGGATGCGGCCGAGCGGCAGGCCATCGTGCGTGCACGGCTGGCGTTCGATGCCGATCCGCAGGGTTTTCGCGCGAAGCATGCAAAGGCCGAGGCTGAGTTGGCAGCGGCGCTCGTCGCCGCCCGTGCCGTCGTGGCGGATGCATCGGCACTGCCGTACGGCGACGATGTGCATGAAGCGGTCGGCACGCTGTGCATCGCGTCGCAGGTCGACGGCTTGCGCGCCGACCTCGTGATGCTGCGCTCGGCGCGCGCGCTTGCGGCCTGGGAGCGTGCGGTTGCCATCACCGCCGACCACGTGCAGCGCGTGGCCGAAGCCGTGCTGCTGCATCGGCGCAAGCCGGAAGCCGAAGGCGCGGCAGCGGCATCGGCACCCACCACCCCGAACACCCAGCGCGCATCGAACACGAACGGCGCAGGCCAGAACAATGCCGGCGATCAGGACTGGGGCGCCATGCCCCCCGAACCTGTCGGCATCGAGCGCGTCAAGCCACTGCGCCCGCTGATCCATTCGCAATCCGCACAGCAGGCCGCCCCAAAAAAAGCCTGA
- the cobN gene encoding cobaltochelatase subunit CobN, with amino-acid sequence MHLLSTQPGRFVEDDSVVTRLDQTPGDIVVLSSADTTLALLAAARTALAATDPGYPSLRLANLMHLRQPASLDLYVDEVLQHARVVVVDHLGAESAWAYGLQQLEKLAKRKGQQLAMFSGDLQEDEDLLARSTVPRAVCRQLWQYMRAGGAGNAMQFLRAVAFHGLGHGEAPLPPRSLPQVALHVPRGIDAAHTVAGIDDLRAGWHADAPVVALVFYRSHLLSGNTAAFDALAAALHAEGLNPLPVALDSLKDPLCLSAFRGLCSEHDVQLVLNTTAFAALGQGAQDDAGEAIALAGDAPVLQVIVSGGNREDWLADSQGLRPRDIAMQIALPEMDGRIITRAVSFKGLSHRCELTQTEVVSYQPEPDRIAFVAELARRWCRLRSLKAVDKRIALILANYPGSEGRIGSGVGLDTPASVIAILRAMQAEGYVVDDAIPADGDALMQKLQEGIANDPAQWSARPAWQSYALADYRARLAGLPEGMAAAIDARWGTPEQDPMLRQGRFMIAGLRLGHVFVGIQPARALGALGAADYASYHDAELVPPHSYLAFYFWLRDVFAIDAVVHVGKHGNLEWLPGKSIALAQTCWPDAILGPLPNVYPFIVNDPGEGAQAKRRTQAVIVDHLMPPLTRAENHGPLQDLERQVDEYYDALLVDARRAKVLRAQILAAVRAQHLVEELGMPGAEDDAVLARVDAYLCELKETQIRDGLHVFGASPEARLRRDTLLALARYPSADGMGANAGLLGALAQDLLPGEVFDPLDIDAASPWQGARPALLQSVSADAWRHHGDTRERLELLAQRLLEENACPPDMPQTAAVMGRIERSLAPALDACGPHELHQLSRALQGRFVPPGPSGSPSRGRPDVLPTGRNFYAVDTRAIPTPTAWMLGLKSAAQLVERHLQEHGDYPVALGLSVWGTATMRTGGDDLAQAFALIGVRPKWAPGSQRVVDFEVLPTVGLGRPRIDVTLRISGFFRDAFPNAVQMFDAAVQAVASQDDEDAERNPIRARILRESAALEAEGLAPEAARTQAGWRVFGSAPGSYGSGLQPLFDHGDWHTDHDLSNAYVGGSAHAYGQGSDGVPAADALVRRLRTMNVVMQNQDSREHDLLDSNDYYQFQGGMAAAVRHLSGHQPAMYHGDHGNPQAPRVRTLKEEISRVIRARVVNPKWIDGVKRHGYKGAFEMAATVDYLFGFDATARVVGDHQYAMVADAYVLDADTRDFVNEHNPRALHDMLSRLLEAMQRGLWQSPGDYQIQLENLLLDQEQQMEGTLP; translated from the coding sequence ATGCATCTGCTGAGCACCCAGCCCGGACGCTTCGTCGAAGACGACAGCGTCGTCACCCGGCTCGACCAGACGCCCGGCGACATCGTGGTGCTCAGTTCGGCCGACACCACGCTCGCGCTGCTTGCCGCTGCGCGCACCGCGCTGGCGGCCACCGACCCCGGCTATCCGTCGCTGCGGCTGGCCAATCTCATGCACCTGCGCCAGCCCGCTTCGCTCGACCTGTATGTCGACGAGGTGCTGCAGCATGCGCGCGTGGTGGTGGTCGATCACCTGGGCGCCGAATCGGCCTGGGCCTACGGGCTGCAGCAGCTCGAGAAGCTCGCGAAGCGCAAGGGCCAGCAGCTCGCGATGTTCTCGGGCGACCTGCAGGAAGACGAAGACCTGCTCGCGCGCAGCACCGTGCCGCGCGCCGTGTGTCGCCAGCTCTGGCAGTACATGCGCGCGGGCGGCGCGGGCAATGCGATGCAGTTCCTGCGCGCGGTGGCCTTCCATGGCCTCGGCCATGGCGAGGCACCGCTGCCGCCGCGCAGCTTGCCGCAGGTCGCGCTGCATGTGCCGCGCGGCATCGATGCGGCGCACACCGTCGCCGGCATCGACGATCTGCGCGCCGGGTGGCATGCGGATGCGCCTGTGGTGGCACTTGTTTTCTATCGTTCGCACCTCCTGTCGGGCAACACGGCGGCATTCGATGCGCTCGCAGCCGCGCTGCATGCCGAGGGATTGAACCCGCTGCCCGTCGCGCTCGATTCGCTGAAAGACCCGCTGTGCCTGTCCGCATTCCGCGGCCTGTGCAGCGAACACGATGTGCAGCTCGTGCTCAACACCACCGCCTTCGCTGCGCTGGGGCAGGGCGCGCAGGACGACGCAGGCGAAGCCATCGCGCTGGCCGGCGATGCGCCGGTGCTGCAGGTGATCGTGAGTGGCGGCAACCGCGAAGACTGGCTGGCCGACAGCCAGGGCCTGCGCCCGCGCGACATCGCGATGCAGATCGCGCTGCCCGAGATGGACGGCCGCATCATCACGCGTGCCGTGAGCTTCAAGGGCCTGTCGCACCGCTGCGAGCTGACGCAAACCGAGGTGGTGAGCTATCAACCCGAACCGGATCGCATCGCCTTCGTGGCCGAGTTGGCGCGGCGCTGGTGCCGGCTGCGCAGCCTGAAGGCGGTCGACAAGCGCATCGCATTGATCCTCGCGAACTACCCCGGCAGCGAAGGGCGCATCGGAAGCGGCGTGGGGCTCGACACGCCGGCCTCGGTGATCGCCATTCTTCGTGCGATGCAGGCCGAGGGCTACGTGGTCGACGACGCGATCCCGGCCGATGGCGATGCGCTGATGCAGAAGCTGCAGGAGGGCATCGCGAACGATCCGGCCCAATGGTCCGCGCGCCCCGCGTGGCAGAGCTACGCGCTCGCCGACTACCGCGCGCGGCTCGCAGGTTTGCCCGAAGGCATGGCCGCCGCCATCGATGCGCGCTGGGGCACGCCCGAGCAGGACCCGATGCTGCGCCAGGGCCGCTTCATGATTGCCGGCCTGCGTCTGGGCCACGTGTTCGTCGGCATCCAGCCCGCACGCGCACTCGGCGCGCTGGGCGCCGCCGACTACGCGAGCTACCACGACGCCGAACTGGTGCCGCCGCACAGCTACCTCGCTTTCTACTTCTGGCTGCGCGATGTCTTCGCCATCGACGCGGTCGTGCATGTGGGCAAGCACGGCAACCTCGAATGGTTGCCGGGCAAGAGCATCGCGCTCGCGCAGACCTGCTGGCCCGATGCGATCCTCGGACCGCTGCCGAACGTCTACCCCTTCATCGTCAACGACCCGGGCGAGGGCGCGCAGGCCAAGCGCCGCACGCAGGCGGTGATCGTCGATCACTTGATGCCGCCGCTCACGCGCGCCGAGAACCACGGACCGCTGCAGGACCTGGAGCGCCAGGTCGACGAGTACTACGACGCGCTGCTGGTCGATGCGCGGCGCGCGAAGGTGCTGCGCGCGCAGATCCTCGCGGCCGTGCGTGCGCAGCACCTGGTCGAGGAACTGGGCATGCCGGGCGCGGAGGACGACGCGGTGCTCGCGCGTGTCGATGCGTACCTGTGCGAGCTCAAGGAAACGCAGATCCGCGACGGGCTGCATGTGTTCGGCGCCTCACCCGAGGCGCGCTTGCGGCGCGACACGCTGCTCGCGCTCGCGCGGTATCCGTCCGCGGATGGCATGGGTGCGAATGCCGGGCTGCTGGGCGCGCTGGCGCAGGACCTGCTGCCGGGCGAAGTCTTCGACCCGCTCGACATTGACGCAGCCAGTCCGTGGCAGGGCGCGCGTCCGGCGCTGCTGCAATCGGTGAGTGCCGATGCGTGGCGGCATCACGGTGACACGCGCGAGCGGCTGGAGCTTCTTGCACAGCGCTTGCTGGAAGAGAACGCGTGCCCGCCCGACATGCCACAGACCGCCGCTGTGATGGGTCGCATCGAGCGGAGCCTCGCACCGGCGCTCGACGCCTGCGGCCCGCACGAACTGCACCAGCTTTCACGCGCACTGCAAGGTCGCTTCGTGCCGCCCGGCCCGAGCGGTTCACCCTCGCGCGGCCGGCCCGATGTGCTGCCGACCGGCCGCAACTTCTACGCGGTCGACACGCGCGCCATCCCCACGCCCACCGCCTGGATGCTCGGCCTCAAGTCCGCCGCGCAGCTGGTCGAGCGCCATCTGCAGGAGCACGGGGACTACCCCGTGGCGCTGGGCCTGTCGGTCTGGGGCACCGCCACGATGCGCACCGGCGGCGACGACCTCGCACAGGCCTTCGCGTTGATCGGCGTGCGGCCCAAGTGGGCGCCGGGCAGCCAGCGCGTGGTCGATTTCGAGGTGCTGCCCACGGTGGGGCTCGGGCGTCCGCGCATCGACGTGACGCTGCGCATCTCGGGGTTCTTTCGCGATGCCTTTCCCAATGCCGTGCAGATGTTCGACGCCGCGGTGCAGGCCGTCGCGTCGCAGGACGACGAAGACGCCGAGCGCAACCCGATTCGCGCCCGCATCCTGCGCGAAAGCGCCGCGCTCGAAGCCGAAGGCCTCGCCCCCGAAGCCGCGCGCACGCAAGCCGGCTGGCGTGTGTTCGGCTCCGCACCCGGCAGCTACGGCTCGGGCCTGCAGCCGCTGTTCGATCACGGCGACTGGCATACCGACCACGACCTCTCCAACGCCTACGTCGGCGGCAGCGCCCATGCCTACGGCCAGGGCAGCGACGGCGTGCCCGCGGCCGATGCGCTGGTGCGGCGCCTGCGCACGATGAACGTCGTCATGCAGAACCAGGACAGCCGCGAGCACGACCTGCTCGACTCCAACGACTACTACCAGTTCCAGGGCGGCATGGCCGCCGCCGTGCGCCATCTGAGCGGCCATCAGCCCGCCATGTACCACGGCGATCACGGCAACCCGCAGGCGCCGCGCGTGCGCACGCTGAAGGAAGAAATCAGCCGCGTGATCCGCGCGCGCGTGGTCAACCCGAAGTGGATCGATGGCGTCAAGCGCCACGGCTACAAGGGCGCTTTCGAGATGGCCGCGACGGTGGACTACCTCTTCGGCTTCGACGCCACCGCGCGCGTGGTCGGCGACCACCAGTACGCGATGGTGGCCGATGCCTACGTGCTCGACGCCGACACCCGCGATTTCGTGAACGAACACAATCCGCGTGCGCTGCACGACATGCTGAGTCGACTGCTCGAAGCCATGCAGCGCGGCCTGTGGCAGTCGCCCGGCGACTACCAGATCCAGCTGGAAAACCTGCTGCTCGACCAGGAGCAGCAGATGGAAGGAACGCTCCCATGA
- the cobW gene encoding cobalamin biosynthesis protein CobW, with amino-acid sequence MTSSNAKIPVTIVTGFLGSGKTTLLRHILGNAEGRRIAVIVNEFGELGIDGEILRGCGIGCEDENSEGNDREVALYELANGCVCCTVQEEFLPVMLQLAERRGDIDAVIIETSGLALPKPLVQAFQWPDIANIFTVDSVVTVVDGPAAASGQFAENPEAVDEARRADPNLDHESPLHELFEDQLSAADLVVLNKTDLMDDAMRAQVEALVREELPPEVKIVAATEGKLPLALLLGQGRAAETTIHLRESHHDHEEDHDHDEFDSLVIDLPPVDREGLLAALAALVEQHTIYRVKGFVAIPGKPMRLLVQGVGRRFDHHFDRRWRDDEAQRTRLVFIGEDLDEGALRKALEGVAPVPA; translated from the coding sequence ATGACCTCCAGCAACGCCAAGATCCCCGTCACCATCGTCACGGGCTTCCTCGGCAGCGGCAAGACCACGCTGCTGCGCCACATCCTCGGCAACGCCGAGGGCCGCCGCATCGCGGTGATCGTCAACGAGTTCGGCGAGCTCGGCATCGACGGCGAGATCCTCCGCGGCTGCGGCATCGGCTGCGAGGATGAGAACAGCGAAGGCAACGATCGCGAAGTCGCGCTGTACGAGCTGGCCAACGGCTGCGTCTGCTGCACCGTGCAGGAAGAGTTTTTGCCCGTGATGCTGCAGCTGGCCGAGCGCCGCGGCGACATCGACGCGGTGATCATCGAGACCTCGGGCCTCGCGCTGCCCAAGCCGCTGGTTCAGGCCTTCCAGTGGCCGGACATCGCGAACATCTTCACCGTCGATTCGGTGGTCACCGTGGTCGACGGCCCGGCCGCCGCCTCGGGCCAGTTCGCCGAGAACCCCGAGGCCGTCGACGAGGCGCGCCGCGCCGACCCCAACCTCGACCACGAATCGCCGCTGCACGAACTGTTCGAAGACCAGCTTTCGGCCGCCGACCTCGTGGTGCTCAACAAGACCGACCTGATGGATGACGCCATGCGCGCACAGGTCGAGGCGCTGGTGCGCGAAGAGCTGCCGCCCGAAGTGAAGATCGTCGCCGCCACCGAAGGCAAGCTGCCGCTCGCGCTGCTGCTGGGCCAGGGCCGCGCGGCGGAAACCACGATCCACCTGCGCGAGAGCCACCACGACCACGAGGAAGACCATGACCACGACGAGTTCGACTCGCTCGTGATCGACCTGCCGCCGGTGGACCGCGAGGGCCTGCTGGCCGCGCTCGCCGCGCTGGTCGAGCAGCACACCATCTACCGCGTGAAGGGTTTCGTCGCGATTCCGGGCAAGCCGATGCGTCTGCTGGTGCAGGGCGTGGGCCGCCGCTTCGACCACCACTTCGACCGCCGCTGGCGCGATGACGAAGCGCAGCGCACGCGCCTCGTGTTCATCGGCGAAGACCTCGATGAAGGCGCGCTGCGCAAGGCACTCGAAGGCGTGGCCCCCGTGCCGGCCTGA
- a CDS encoding energy-coupling factor ABC transporter permease — protein MHIEPGLVDGSKIFLSYATAAAALAYTGKVAFDTVMKDGIAALALRSAIAVALVFCFFEVLPHHPVGVSEVHLILGTTLLLVFGLAPAAIGLAGGLLIQGLFFEPQDIPQFGMNVTTLLVPLFATAALARRIIPENVAYVDISYQQAFKLSVAYQGGIVLWVGFWALYGRGMGLENLGQIASFGAAYMTVVLVEPLVDLGVLAAAKGWRRLQGTVFVERRLYGGV, from the coding sequence ATGCACATCGAACCAGGTCTAGTCGACGGATCCAAGATTTTCCTCAGCTACGCGACGGCTGCCGCCGCGCTGGCCTACACAGGCAAGGTGGCCTTCGATACCGTCATGAAGGACGGCATCGCCGCCCTGGCACTGCGCTCGGCCATCGCCGTGGCGCTGGTGTTCTGCTTCTTCGAAGTGCTGCCGCATCATCCCGTGGGCGTCTCCGAGGTGCACCTGATCCTCGGCACGACCCTGCTGCTGGTGTTCGGGCTGGCGCCCGCAGCCATCGGCCTCGCGGGCGGGCTGCTCATCCAGGGCCTGTTCTTCGAGCCGCAGGACATCCCGCAGTTCGGCATGAACGTCACCACCCTGCTGGTGCCCCTGTTCGCGACGGCCGCGCTGGCGCGGCGGATCATTCCCGAGAACGTGGCCTATGTGGACATCAGCTACCAGCAGGCCTTCAAGCTGTCGGTGGCCTACCAGGGCGGCATCGTGCTCTGGGTCGGTTTCTGGGCGCTCTACGGGCGCGGCATGGGCCTGGAGAACCTGGGCCAGATCGCCAGCTTCGGCGCCGCCTACATGACTGTCGTGCTGGTCGAGCCGCTGGTCGACCTGGGCGTGCTGGCCGCCGCCAAGGGCTGGCGCCGGCTGCAGGGCACGGTCTTCGTCGAACGCCGCCTGTACGGCGGCGTCTGA
- a CDS encoding PepSY domain-containing protein, producing the protein MSPTKPHHQGVWRRAWPRVRHWLYWTHRWLGIGGCLLFVMWFVTGVVMMYVGYPSLTEQERLAGLAPLEFEQAVVAPSAALEALPATARAQPPRRIALEMQQGTPDAGPVWRIVDARGERFAVSARNGQLLGPVDAARAEAIARAFSGQSGAHWAETLERDQWTVPQGLNPLRPLHRIELGDAAGTELYVSSRTGEVVRDTTRSERFWNWLGSVPHWIYFTPIRADPPLWHDVVVWLSAACIVSAVTGIVIGILRVRLRRRFRNGAVTPYTGWMAWHHIAGLIGGFFVLTWIVSGWLSMNPNGWFQRNPVDAAAMARYTGAGAGAGAGAGAGASPVAWPLAVRPVEKDANAPREALLLWFDGQPFWQLRDAQARTRVVDAATGAPAAIGRDDIVRAAARLRPGATVAEATLLTREDFHWYGHHRDRIVPVWRIEFGDAAHSWVYIDPASGQVAGSSNRNTRLNRWLFNAAHSLDFPWLIQYRPAWDIVVWLLSIIGAVASASGVVIGWRRLRRKPKASAVPVAQRALQRS; encoded by the coding sequence ATGTCTCCCACGAAACCGCACCACCAAGGCGTCTGGCGCCGCGCCTGGCCGCGGGTTCGCCACTGGCTCTACTGGACGCACCGGTGGCTGGGCATCGGCGGCTGCCTGCTGTTCGTGATGTGGTTCGTCACCGGCGTGGTGATGATGTACGTGGGCTATCCCTCGCTCACCGAACAGGAACGGCTCGCGGGCCTGGCACCGCTCGAGTTCGAACAGGCGGTCGTCGCGCCATCGGCGGCGCTCGAGGCCTTGCCGGCCACCGCGCGTGCGCAGCCGCCGCGGCGCATCGCGCTGGAGATGCAGCAGGGCACGCCCGATGCCGGTCCGGTGTGGCGCATCGTCGATGCGCGCGGCGAGCGCTTCGCGGTGTCGGCCCGCAACGGCCAGTTGCTGGGACCTGTCGACGCCGCACGCGCCGAAGCCATCGCGCGCGCTTTCTCGGGGCAGAGCGGAGCGCATTGGGCCGAGACACTGGAGCGCGACCAGTGGACCGTGCCGCAAGGCCTGAACCCGCTGCGCCCGCTGCATCGCATCGAACTCGGAGATGCGGCCGGCACCGAGCTCTATGTGTCCTCGCGCACCGGCGAGGTGGTGCGCGACACCACGCGCTCCGAGCGCTTCTGGAACTGGCTCGGCTCGGTGCCGCACTGGATCTACTTCACCCCGATTCGCGCCGATCCACCGCTGTGGCACGACGTGGTGGTGTGGCTGTCGGCTGCCTGCATCGTCTCGGCGGTGACGGGCATCGTGATCGGCATCCTGCGCGTTCGCCTGCGCCGGCGCTTTCGCAACGGTGCTGTCACGCCCTACACGGGCTGGATGGCCTGGCACCACATCGCGGGGCTGATCGGCGGTTTCTTCGTGCTGACCTGGATCGTGAGCGGCTGGCTCTCGATGAACCCGAACGGCTGGTTTCAGCGCAATCCGGTCGATGCGGCCGCGATGGCGCGCTACACCGGCGCGGGCGCGGGCGCGGGCGCGGGCGCGGGCGCGGGCGCGTCGCCGGTGGCGTGGCCGCTGGCGGTGCGGCCCGTGGAGAAGGACGCCAACGCACCGCGCGAAGCGCTCCTGCTGTGGTTCGACGGCCAGCCGTTCTGGCAATTGCGCGATGCACAGGCGCGCACGCGCGTGGTCGATGCCGCCACCGGCGCGCCCGCTGCCATCGGCCGCGACGACATCGTGCGCGCCGCCGCCCGCTTGCGTCCCGGCGCCACCGTCGCCGAGGCCACCCTGCTGACGCGCGAAGACTTCCACTGGTACGGCCACCACCGCGACCGCATCGTGCCCGTGTGGCGCATCGAGTTCGGCGACGCCGCGCACAGCTGGGTCTACATCGACCCGGCGAGCGGGCAGGTCGCGGGCAGCAGCAACCGCAACACCCGGCTCAACCGCTGGCTCTTCAACGCGGCCCACAGCCTCGACTTTCCGTGGCTCATCCAATACCGCCCCGCCTGGGACATCGTCGTCTGGCTGCTGTCGATCATCGGCGCCGTCGCCTCGGCGAGCGGCGTGGTGATCGGCTGGCGCCGGCTGCGGCGCAAGCCCAAGGCGTCGGCCGTGCCGGTAGCGCAGCGTGCGCTCCAGCGTTCATGA